AAgcctttacattttattaaatcactaaattattaatagtttttgcttttctaataTATCCTGtgattaaaagttttatctatgataattaaaattttgtctCACAAATCtttcaatttaatatttatgttcttttacatttagttgattcaagagaaaaatgtttatcttttcatttGGATAATTGTAATCAAACCATGTTTCAATCAGCtaattttttctctgtttttattatttcatccatatttttcctgaaaaagaaatttatgTCTGACATTATAAACTTTAACAGACTGGATACTGCAAAATAtcgtttaaataaattataaataatttaggtcTAGGACTGAGCCTTGAAAGACACATTTACCATATCTGtcttgatttagttttttaatttgtacagGTAATCTACACAAGTAACTCTTTAACCACTGATAAACAATGTAAGTACAGTTCACATTTAAGTCTTACATGGTCAATAGTATCAAAAGCCTTCATTCAATAAAATGGATTAACTTCATCAATCTGTTATGTGCTCCAACTATCACAGCTAAAAGACAGTTTTCCTGAACAAAAAAgctaacaaattattttattgagaaGGAATCTAgtcttttcttaaataatttttcaaaattttgatGAGAGCAATGATatgttaataatttattaatattgctTGTCTCATTTTATGACTGGAAAAACTTTCCATCTTCATTTGTCAGGAAAGGTTCCAGTTAAGAATGATTAttacaaatgttatttaataataCTATAAATTACCTCTTTCACAATAGCCATGTCAATATCATTACAATCTtttgatttcttattttaatttttttctcatctatTAAAACTTTCTCACTTCTAGAACAttgtattaatattattaaatttatgAGTTTTCATCTCTGTGATTTGTTTACTAAATTAGGAGATATTAACAAGAACTTATTAAAGACTTCTGATCCTCCTTTTCCACTACTGTTGTTGTGTTTAATACTTATTGAGAAATCTctatctttattgttttaataatataaattgTATTCCGTTCAAATATCATTGCAGTATTTTTAGCAACCTATCATAATAATCCTGCTTTTGCTTTCAGCACtgatttaacttattttatatactttatattttcttattttttcatgagTTGGGCATAATGAAACatataacttgttttcttttttattctaaacTCTTTGTCATCAGGAGTCAAtctatttttgtatgtttttatattttaacaataatgattaaatttctaaatatttcaaaacatataTGACTCCATTAACATCATCAACATAAACATTTGCCagttataatttaaattcatcatttattCAATCAGGTGATTTTACTCtaactaaattaataatttgtttgtcatatttaaattgAACTGATTACTAATATCAAGCATagtgaaacaggaaatgatcaATTATGTCTGACtaacaatattttgtttcatattgaacttatttataaaagttatcaATCAATGAGAactatctttgtttttgttcttgatcaacaattaaataaacaaacattgtatttataaattcattaaaatttgatatatttcaacaaatcaatatttaaaatctcacaataaagtaaatttttcattGAGCCTTTCataaattctaatatttttcttactaAATCATCTATAGATGAGCCAGGgtgataaacacaaaattaacatATTGTCTGTTCAATTTGACAGATAAACATTCCATCAGTTATCAACTGAAAATTCATTTTAACAATAAGTGATGTCAATAGACCttacaaaagtttgttttattcttgtttaacCTATTCTGACTAAACATTTGATATCCATCAAACCATAGCAGACTTTTTCCTCAATTAGGTTTCTGAGATTGCTACCACATAAATTTATCATCAAATTTTTTCAAGGTAATTTTTATCTGAGAATTGCATACATGtcctatttaaaattttaagctGCATTTATACTTCAGATATTCACAATGTTGTTTATTATAACTGATTTATTCTGGGTCTATATCAGTTTCATCATAATTATGTTCTGTGATCAAAACTTTGTTCTTTGACTCATgactaaataatatttcttttatcaatctttcaaaaccagaaaagcaaaaaaaaaaagaaacttttagaaGCAGTACCAGTCAAAACTTTCTGTTCACCATTTTAGCTccacaacattttaataatagaACCTTAGCTTGCTCAGGAGAACCATTAAATTTTATCAGATCTTACAATTCTAGTCCATATGCCTgtattttttctccttcttcaaTATCTGACTTAGACAATCTGCATTCTTCTTTGTGTTCATtcacaaaattgttttgttcattagtttttacatcttttagcagttcaatttgtgttttgtacTCTGTTAGGATGATATTTGGTCTTTCTTTTATCcatttgtgtttggtttgtCATTGTATAACAAGCAGCAATGTTTTACTGTCCAAAAATTTTTGCTGAAGAACTTGATGAATGCTCAAGAGAAAGTAGTTCATCTGTGGTGCATCTTCATTGTCTTCtgtgttgttcatgttttttttcagatatcAAATTTTTCTTGCAAACTGTTAGGTTCATTTTTTAACTCTTCTATCTTCTCATCCTTTTCTTTAATAATTACTTTCAGTTGTTGAATTTCTCAATCAACGATGAAATTTGCTTAATCACTAGTTCTTCTGACAAACATTCAATGAAAAGTTCTTCCATATCTTTGTTAAACTTGGAGCCATTTTGCTACTTAGCTATTTGAAAATCCTGGTGTTACTTTATTGGTTGTTCAAGCACATGTAGTCAAAAGTTAACATTGTAATGATATATcctgtcaaacattttgaatatcagTACAAAACTTTTCTTGGATGAGTTATATTTCAATTCTTCAATAGATTTCCTTAAATGCAGGACAGATATTCTAGCCAGCCATCTTTTTCTGAAGTCACTTTTAATCTTGGTGATGGTGTGTGTTTGTAGCTATTCtcaaatgtgtgtgtgccagtgtgtgtttgtgtgtacgTTCATGAACACTGTCCAATACCCTCAACTATTGATAAGTGATGGAGCATTTTATCAACGGCCGTCACTGTTGATGGCTGACCTTTGAACCAGATTCAGGTCCATTGATGTCATAGGGAAAAGGAGGAAAGAGGAGGGAGCAGAGCATCTTGTACACATAACATCTAGGAGAAATAGAGATAGCCAGTAATCCAAGACTGACACAGGAGGAGCCAGATTCAGATGACAGTTGCTGTTTTGGATCAGGACAATTCTTTCATTTTCCCACCTGTCTTAGATTCTCACTGTTTCATCTCAATGGCGACTCCAGACAGCCAAACTCATGATTAATCCCGCAAAGGCAAGTCTGCAACTTCTCCAAGGTCTTTTTCAGGAACTGCAATTGAGCTGTAACTCTCAGCAAGAATCACTTCCAGTTTGTGGTTCAGCATCTGAGTCTAAATGTTCACAACAAGACATTTCCTAGTGCGAGACAGACAGCCTCTCAATGGGCAGAACAGCTGCCAAAGTTTTCTTATTTCCACAAAATGCCAGTTAACCACCAAGTTCAAAAAGCAGGAATCCTGtcaacaaaaattaatttatacaTGGATCTTGTTTTCTCTGTAAGAAACATTACTTTGAAATCCAACATGTATCCAGATACCAGCTATTGTTTATTCTTCTCATCAAGACCAAATCCATAGTTTACAATTCAAACAATGTGCAAAGGGAAGCttcaaaaaaacacagcagcacaggaaacagaaaacagagctCTGAAAACAGAGCATGAGGGAAGTAACAGGAGAATAAAAATCATCTGACTTCACTGAGAagagaaagagaataaaaatactttgaggTTCAACCATTGTAATTTTGACTTCCACTAAAGATGgtttgaaaatgtatattttgagaTAATGACACATTCAGTCAATCTACTATTCTTTACTATAATtacaaagaatgaaaatatcAGTGTCACCTGACACTGATATTTTTTCTTGAGTATGATGTGATTCAGTTCCTCATAATtcttcatcaaaacatttttctttggtgTGATATATGGCTTACACAATGTATGTAGCATAACATCAGTAAACCTGTGATCGATCTCATGGTGTCTTGTATTAATCTGTTAAAGCATATTcacctgatttatttaaatatttgagaaaGCTGCGCCTCCTAAGATTGGTTTGGTCTTTGTGAAATGGATAAAGCCAGGATGAACTGATGGAGTTAAATCAAGTCTGGCTTTATCTTTTATACTCGATTtctaaatcttgtttttgtgaaagaacCATCAACAATTATAATTATACACAatctctgcctctctgctgtctgactgCATTCACCTGACACTGAtatgaagcagagaagaagagccaatcagaggaggagcagctgatctTTTTCCAGCTCTAATGATGTAAAGGATGATCAGAGTTGATGTGCAGATGAATgatgtgtgtttcctctgcaggtgaagGTAGAAAGTGTGTGAGCTGATGTGAATTCAGCAGCATGGATCAGTGTGAGGACAGAGGAGGAGTCCTCCTCTAAAACCACTCTGTGTGGGAAGATGAGAGCCagagcaaaggtcagaggtgaggTCACCATCTCTAACTGTCCACAGCCCTTTCACTTCACTATATCAGGCCAGAACAGACGTggtgatgaagctgctgctgctcctctttgctgattaagttttaatcatcatgtttctgtcaggatccatcagagactcaaaccagaaccagaaccagaacccagctgtGTGTCCTTTAAGAGCAACAGGTCAAAGGATAAGATCATTAACTTTAAATCTCCTGGATCTCCACCATCAGAGAGGTGAGATGTTTCTAGCTGCTGTAACTGTTCTGTTTATATCTGTTATTGTGATCATTCAATATTAATTTAACACTCAACTCACAAGAGGCAGAAGTGAGTTTAATTTCTAGATTGATATTTGGATTGTTctctaaatctaaatttaattatttttccagagtaatgctgaaagaaaaaggcttttatGAATTAATATTATGATTCCAGTTTCATCTCTGTGGTTCAGACATCATCCAACATAGTGAATTAACAATTTCTACAGTTAAGCTAAATAATATCTCATGTGGATATCTTTCAGAACCAGATGATCTGTAAGTGACACCATACATAAGCAATTGGGACATTTTCTGAATTTGGTGCATTTTGTGTCTCAGGTTTATCTCAAAGATTTAATGTAATGCAACccacattttctgagaaaaatcaAGTAATGGAAATATCCTTGTGTCTTGGTAATATATAATGcgaatatattttaaaaattatatttcaaaagaaatagaagaaatatgagaataatacatgaattatttataaaatagcaCTTTTTAATAATGTCCCTCCAGTTTTGTGTAACAGCATACCAATCCCtcctttttataaataatggcTCAGTCCAATTTTCTCAGCATCCtggaagtgacatcacagaaGTCTTTTCCTGCTAACACTGCAAAGAGTTTGCAGTGCAAAGATGATAATTTTTTATCCAAAGATTGTCATTTTCCAGTTGAACCTTTCATCACAGTTACacgtaaatatttattgttgtttgggAAAGAGTAAAGAATGGTCTTTGAAACatattaatttcttgttttcatcaTATCATTTGTTGCTCCATACCCTAACTAATGTGGACTTATGGCAACTTTTAGTGAAAATCTTCAACCCCGTTACAGACTAGTCAACTGTTACAATGGGTTCAACCGCAGTACTTGAtacattatgatttttttttaaataaggacaAATAGACTAATATTTCTCTACAATGTTTAAAGAATGattgaaaaacctaaaaaagcctgatttaatgtttattttaaaatatattttcattatttatgagAAGCGCTTTTACATCAATTTGCTATATTCCACTTGTCAGTCTAAGATCCTCCATGGACAGTCAGAGTGGAAAGGACTCCTGGTTCTTCTGCATGTCAGAGTTCAACACTAACATCACCAAACTTCTCTCAGTCAATTCAAACCAACACGATTatctcagaaacaaaaacagatcattCTGCTCTTCAAACAAGGCTGGACATTATTCAGGAGGATCAATGATCAGGAACATGTCGGAGGATTGGACCGGTTCTGATGGGAATCATTTAGAACATCTGTTGTGTCTCATAGCTCTTTATTTTACAAGGAACCACATTAACAATatcttcaaagcaaaaaaagtttttaattagtttttttaaccAGAATCCATCAGAGTTTCacacaagaagaagaatcaGAACCCAGCTGTGTTGTTTTAGAGTGATGGTTCAGTGGATGATCACATTCAATTTAAATCTCCAGGACCTCCATTGCTGTAACCATGAAAACTGAACCAGTAAGAACTCAGATGTTTCCACTCACATTTTATCTGAGTGAGCTCAGGCTCAGGTATAGTGTGAGCTATATCTGAGACCAATATATCTGGTCTCAGATATAATGAGTCCAGCTCATTATATCTGAGACCAATATATCTGGTCTCAGATATAATGAGTCCAGCTCATTATATCTGAGACCAGATAGTCTCAGAATAATGTCCAATCATTATATCTGAGACAAATATCTGTCTGAATATAAAGTCCAGCTCATTATATCTGAGACCAGATATTTTGGTCTCAGATACCATTAGCTCAAGGGATCTAATGGTATCCTTGGATATCAGAGAAACCATTATCCAGGTATCCAAGATAATGGATCTACaggattaattttaaaattctccCTATAACATCCAGGTGAGGACCCCACAtggacacacacccacatattTCAGACCTCCTTCATGTCCACATCACCTCAGATCTAGTCATCAGAACCTGATAGATGTCCCACACTGTCTTGAAGACCTGTATGGAAAGAGCCTTCACTTCTACTGTCCAGATGCTCTGGGAAACTGTCTCCACCAGCATCAAATCTAATGACAGTGTGAGATGTGTGAAGTCCACGTTCAGCATCAACCTTGTAAAATGTCTTCTGGGTGATTCTGGTGTTACTGGTCTTCATCCTCGGAGTTCATCTTCCTATTTTTAACTTCACTCCATTTTGTTCATATGATGCtctatttttctgcttcaaataCATTTAATGTGAAAGTATTGGTGACTTAATTTCTGAATACTCCTGGATGAATATTTCCTGATTTCCTAATTGTTCCATGTTCCTCCACAGAGTGGACCAGCAGAGCTCAAAGGTTCTGAGTGGTCCATCTGCAGAGCAGCATCAAACACAACTGAGCTCCATATTTGTGGTCTGTATATGAACAACAACAATTTTTCCAAGGGTTCTGTTCACATTAATTTCCATGTTGTGTAACCGGATCCCTTCTGCATTGTGCTGGTTATTGGTTGTTAGTCAGGCCGTGACTCAGTTTGGCTTTCATCGATTTATTCTGacgaaaatattaaaaagaaaagcaatcatTTTACAAGCTGGGTCCtacacaaaattttaaatacatctaAACATGAAATTCTGGGACTCCGCCCTAAATCTACCCGGAACTTCTAGCAAAAATCTAGGGAGTTccagacattaaaaataaactacaggATGTACCCTCCGCTTTTGACAGGTGAAGTCAATAAATGCAGACCACCCCACTGGAACCTGCTGTTTCTGGACTGGCCAACTTAATGCTATGTTTGAGTGCAACTTTCAGGTCAGTTGTTGATCACGACTTTTTTATAAGATGCCTGAGGAAGACAGCCAAACAAATGATGGATGAATATAGACAGCTTCTTATATCTGATCCAATATTTGGAGTTGGAGATCAACCAATTCCCACCATATTTGAGCAAGTTGGAAGAAATACACTCTTATACTGGAGCCTCCAATTTTCAGAAATCTCTTTGTCAAACTGACCAGGATGAATACTTTCTAAAGGCTGATATAGTCTACCAACCGGCCTGAATGCAGCGTAGTCGGTGGAAACAGCATGACAGCTTAAACCCATTAGTTTCCCCTGGATGTCTGGTAGAGATTTTaggtcacacaaacacatgtcTCCATGGGTCAGAGTGGCTGGCATTTCTGGTTTGATGCTAATTGAGGATCAAACTTCAGTTATGTGTTCATTGTTTGTTCAAAAGATCTTAAAGCACTGAATATCTTGTAGACCAGAGGACTGCCAGTCGCCTGCCCGCGCAACATGTTGAATGCAAGTGTTTGGCTCCATGATTTCAGTCTGATGTTTCCTCTATCTATTATTATATTCCAGACTTTGGAGGACAACATTGTCACTTTTGTGAAGAACGAGCTGAAGAAGATCCATAAGATTCTGATTCCAGATTATCCAGAATATTCAGAGAGTCAGAGAGAAGATGATGAGGTGTTGGAAGGTGAAGAtgaagagcagaggaggagcagcagagaggcagtGATGAAGATCACACTGAACTTCCTAAGGAGGATGAAGCAAGAGGAGCTGGCTGACCGTCTGGATTTCTACAAAGGTTGAACCTGATGGATAAATCATACATTTACTGAAATTTGGAGAGATAGAGTcacatttatgcaaaacatATTCAGAATATGATCTTATTTAGTTCTTGATTGtactttttgtcttattttagaaCGTCTTGCTCCAGTTTGTCAGCATCACCTTAAATCTAGTCTGAAGAAGAAGTTCCAGTCTGTGTTTGAGGGGATTGCTAAAGCAGGAAGTCCAACCCTTCTGAATcagatctacacagagctcTACATCACAGAGGGAGGGACTGGAGAGGTCAATGATAAACATGAATtcagacagattgaaacagcatccaggAAACAACACAGACCAGAAACAACAATCAGAcaagaagacatctttaaagtCCCACCTGGAagagatcaaccaatcagaacagtgatgacaaagggagtggctggcattgggaaaacagtcttaacacagaagttcactctggactgggctgaaggTAAAGCCCACCAGAACATCCAGTTCACatttccattcactttcagAGTTGAATgtgctgaaagagaaaaagttcagtttggtgGAACTTGTTCATCACTTCTTTACAACcaaagaaatctgcagctttgaacacttccaggttctgttcatctttgatggctTGGATGAGTCGACTTCCTCTGGACTTCCACAAGGAGATCCTGACTGATGCTACAGAGTCCACCTCAgtggatgttctgctgacaaacctcatcaggggaaactgcttccctctgctcctctggataaccacgacctgcagcagcaaTCAGATCCCTCCTCAGTGTGTTGGCATGGTAACAGAAGTCAGAGGGTTCAATGACCCGAAGGAAGtacttcaggaagagattcagagatCCGAAGCAGGCCAGCAGGATCATCTCCCACATGAAGACATCACGAAGCCTCCACATCATGTGCCACATCCCagtcttctgctggatcactgctacaGTTCTGGAGGATGTGTTGGagaccagagagggaggagagctgCCCAGAAccctgactgagatgtacatCCACTTCCTGGTGGTTCAAACCAAAGTGAAGAAGGTCAAGTAtgatggaggagctgaaacagatCCACACTGGAgtccagacagcaggaagaTGATTGAATCACTGGGAAAACTTGCTTTTAATC
The sequence above is a segment of the Gambusia affinis linkage group LG17, SWU_Gaff_1.0, whole genome shotgun sequence genome. Coding sequences within it:
- the LOC122847035 gene encoding NACHT, LRR and PYD domains-containing protein 12-like; amino-acid sequence: MFPLSIIIFQTLEDNIVTFVKNELKKIHKILIPDYPEYSESQREDDEVLEGEDEEQRRSSREAVMKITLNFLRRMKQEELADRLDFYKERLAPVCQHHLKSSLKKKFQSVFEGIAKAGSPTLLNQIYTELYITEGGTGEVNDKHEFRQIETASRKQHRPETTIRQEDIFKVPPGRDQPIRTVMTKGVAGIGKTVLTQKFTLDWAEGKAHQNIQFTFPFTFRVECAEREKVQFGGTCSSLLYNQRNLQL